The DNA window TTCAGAAGATAGCTCTATTCATTGGCATGGCATTATTTTGCCAACAGATATGGACGGCGTGCCAGGGCTTAGTTTTGGAGGCATTAAACCGGGTGAAACCTTTGAATACCAGTTTGATATTAATCAAAGCGGCACCTATTGGTACCACAGCCATTCGGGATTCCAAGAGCCGACAGGTATGTATGGTGCCATTATTATTGATCCTAAGGAGCCAGACCCCGTCAGCTATGATCGAGACTATGTGGTTATGTTATCGGATTGGTCTGATGAAGATCCGCAAGATATCTATGCCAAATTGAAAAAGCTTAGTCACTACTACAACTTTCGTGAGCGCACGGTAAGTGACGTCTGGCGAGATATTAAAGACAAAGGCGTTGCGCAGACATGGAATGATCGTTCCATGTGGAATCAGATGCGGATGAGTGAGACTGATATATCTGATGTGACGGGTTATACCTACACCTATTTGATGAATGGTGTGACACCTGATGAAGGTTGGGTTGGCCTCTTTAAGCGTGGTGAGAAGGTACGCTTGCGTTTTATCAATGGCTCATCCATGACATTGTTTGACGTGCGTATTCCTGGGTTGAAAATGACGGTTGTTGCTACTGATGGTCAGAATATAGAGCCGGTTACTGTTGATGAATTTCGTATTGGTGTTGCCGAGACTTACGATGTCGTTGTCGAGCCCAGTGATGACAGCGCCTATACCGTTTTTGCTCAAACTATTGATCGCACCGGATACGCGCGAGGCACATTAACCCCGGATGTTGGGTTGACCTCAGCCACACCCCCCATGGATGTTGCGCCGACATTAGGTCATCGTGATATGGGTATGAGTATGAGTATGAGTATGGATCACGGCATGGCTGGCATGGCCGGAATGGGAGCTATGGATCATAGCAAACACGACATGAGCGAAATGCAGGGTGTGGATCATA is part of the SAR92 clade bacterium H455 genome and encodes:
- a CDS encoding copper resistance system multicopper oxidase is translated as MKNSSERVGLLNPLSISRRRFVTGVAASGALLSLGLGSTLSLASPQSRIGPTTLRGREFDLNVGYQPVNFTGKNRMATAVNGSVPAPILRWREGERVTLRVKNNLSEDSSIHWHGIILPTDMDGVPGLSFGGIKPGETFEYQFDINQSGTYWYHSHSGFQEPTGMYGAIIIDPKEPDPVSYDRDYVVMLSDWSDEDPQDIYAKLKKLSHYYNFRERTVSDVWRDIKDKGVAQTWNDRSMWNQMRMSETDISDVTGYTYTYLMNGVTPDEGWVGLFKRGEKVRLRFINGSSMTLFDVRIPGLKMTVVATDGQNIEPVTVDEFRIGVAETYDVVVEPSDDSAYTVFAQTIDRTGYARGTLTPDVGLTSATPPMDVAPTLGHRDMGMSMSMSMDHGMAGMAGMGAMDHSKHDMSEMQGVDHSQHQMSGMRTMESNSHDETLGKAGFGSTREITHATSEKGPHVDMRAESPQSGLNDPGIGLRNHKQAYGRRVLTYADIKNLYPTNDPREPTREIELHLTGNMSRYMWSMNGIKFSDADPLQLKYGERVRITLVNDTMMSHPMHLHGMWSELETGDPKYIPRKHTVIVQPGSKISYLVTADAIGRWAYHCHLVYHMPGMFREVRVS